A stretch of DNA from Piliocolobus tephrosceles isolate RC106 chromosome 21, ASM277652v3, whole genome shotgun sequence:
GACAGAGACAGCGTGGGGAGCCTGGTGGCGTGGGAATCGGGCACACTTTGCTAAAGGCCCAGGATAGGCTTCCTGGAAGTGGAGCATGGGATCTGGGTTTTGTAGGATGAGTAGGAGTTCGGTGGAGCCCCCAGAAGAACTGAACTCCAGGCAGAGCGTGCTTTGTAGGCCGAGGTCTAGCGATGAGCAGTGTCATGATGATCCGGGGTGTGTTCATTTCTCACGGGGCACTgagcctggggttggggagggcagAAGAAAAGGCAGGAAGGTTCCGGGTGCAGGGCAGAGGCTAAGATCAGTGCTTCAGCATGGGGAGTCCTGATGGCCAAGCCCTGCACAGTGAGCACTTTGAGGCAAGTCTATGGTCACGTGAGCGAGGCCCAGGCATCTGCAGAGGGGCGATGGGATTATAAtcagggatttttcttttcttttttctttttcttttttttgagacagagtctcactctgtcacccaggctggagtgcagtggtgtgatctgggcttactggcgcccaccaccacacccagttaatattttgtacatttagtagagactgggttttaccgtgttatccaggatggtctcgatctcctgacctcgtgatccacggcctcagcctcccaaagcactgggattacaggcaggagccactgcgcccggccatgatcAAGGATTTCTAAtataaaattagcagggcatgatggtggCACCTGCGGTCCCaactgttcaggaggctgaggtgggaggattgcttgagcccaggaggtggaggctgcagtaagccaggagCCAcggcactctccagcctgggcgatggagggAGACGCTCTATCTCCCCAGCCTCTTGCAGTCCTGGGAGACTGTATTTGCCCTGGGCCTAGGGAAGGGGCTAAAAATAGACCCCCTCCCTCCTGCCAGTCTAAGAAAGGATGAGGCTGTGGCTGAGGGTCAGTGACCACCCTTGGAGTGTGGCCAGTGAGCCTGCCTTGAGGACCACAGCGTGTGTGCAAATACTCGTGCCTGTGGCAGGGAGGTCTGGAGCCGTGTCTGGGCCACACTGCGTGCCACGGACTCCTCAGGGGAGGGTGAAGGTTTGGATGACGTTTCTTCCCTCACCCGTGGCTCGCTGCCACGTGCACTGAGTGTGCGCACAGGCGGTCTGTGGGGCCGTGAACACTGGTCAGGCTGCTACACGCAGGTGCCCGGCATCCGTCACTGGATGTGCTTTGGCGTGGCAATAATGGCGATCGTGGCAACCGGTCCCCATCACGAACTGCAAAGCCCCAGGATCGCTCCCTTCTGTAGATCCTCTCACGTTTTGATTTTTGCAACATActgatgaggaaaataaggctTAGGATAaatgacttggccaaggtcactgGCTCACAAGAGGCCCTGCTGGATTTAAATGTGGACCAATGCCAAGCGCCTCTCTTAAGCATGGGACTTGCCAACAAGCCCAAGCGCTGGTTCAGGGCCTAGTTGCTCTTGTTACTCTTACTttatgtacagtttttttttttgagactccgttttgctccgttgcccaggctggagtgcagcggcacgatcacagctcactgcagcctcaacctcccaggctcaagtgatcctccctcttcagcctgccgaggagctgggaccccaggtgcaTGCCgacatgcctggctaagttttaaatttttagtagagacgggatctcactgtgttgcccatgctggtctcaaagtcctgagctcaagtggccctcctgccttggcctccgaaaacGCTGGGATCACGgttgtgtaccaccacactcagcctaatTATGTCCAGTTCCAGCAAACCCACGAGCTGGTTCTCCAGCCCACACCTGCGCAGAGGTTAGAGGGGCAGAGGGGACTGCAAACAGCAGCAGGGCAGAGCACGCAGGAAGCACTTTGATTGTGAGGAGATAGAAGAGCTGGATGAGACAGTCAGAGCAGAGACCTGAGGCCACTCAGTCCAGGCAGCCACAACTCAGGGCCCCGGGGATGACCACTCCGAGATGGGGCTGGGGTGGCCTCTGACCTGGTGGGAGTGTCTCGGGGCCAACAGGGGCACTGATGCCGGGAGGCGGGGCAGGCACTGTCTTTGGAGTCACTCCCAGCACTTGGGGTTCCTCTCCCCAGCACCACCTCAGGACACCAGCCCGGGCCCCATCTACTTCGTGGACCCCAAAGTCACACGCTTTGGCCGCAACTGCACCCCTGCCTACTCCATGCAGGGCCGGGCCAAGTCTCGGGGTGAGTACTGGACCCACGCAGCCGCACGAGGACCTGCTTTCCGGGGTCTCAGCGACTCTCCTGCCctgtcctccctctccctcttatCCTTGGAGTTCTTCGAATGCCAGTGTCTTTGGAGTGATCACATCCCAGGGACACGGAGGAGGGGCCGCCATTCCAGTGCCCACAGGGGCTGGGGGAACTGAATGAGTGAAGTGGGTCAGGGTCACGGAGGCCCTGGGCACACATGACCACAGGGGCAGCTGGCCTTTGTCAGAAGGTGAGAGGTGAATGGGGATTGTGGCAAATCGGCAATGTCGACACTTCACAGGCACCCAACAGCTTGCCTGCACACCTGAGGCACCTGCCTGACTCCATTCTCCCATCCAcctgcccacccacccacctacccacccatccatccatccacccacccacccacccatctatccacctatccacccacccaaccacccatctatccacccacccatccaccaacccatccacccacccacccatctatccatacacccacccacccatctatccacccatccacccacccacccattcacccgcccacccacccacccatctatccacccatccatccacccacccatccaccaacccatccacccacccaccaccccatccacccacccacccatctatccacccatccacccacccaaccacccatctatccacccacccacccacccatccacttatctgtccgtccttccttccacctattcatccatccatcatctatccacctatctactcatccatccatccatccatccatccatccatccatccatccatcatccatcatccatcatccatcatcTGTCCactcatccactcacccatccatccacccactcattcGGGCACCTACCTACCCACTCATCTATGAATCCTTACTTTTTGCCTTCTACCCATCAACcgttccatccatccatccatccatccatccatccatccatccatccatccatttacaaATCCCTTCATGAACCATTCACTCTTCACTCAACCACTCACCTCCTACCTATCCTGTTCACCCATTAACTCAGTCAACTGCTGGAGAGTTGGAGTAGATTTGACATTCCTTCCTTCTATGAGATCTCAGTGTGGTTCCTTCCTCTCTATGAGATCTCAGTCTCATGGGGCGGTTAGATGCAGGTGCAGACCGCCCCACCCCAGTGTGCTCACGTCTGGAGAGACGGGAAAACCCAGGCTGAGGGGCTCGAGAAGAGCTGTGAGGGCTTTACCCTGGATGGTATGGGGAAGGCAGCAGGGAAGAGGGGTGGAAAATGAAGACATGCTTGCCTTGGGTCCAGCTTGGGCAAAGTCCCAGAGGCTTGGAAAACAGACTGTGTGTAtggagggtggggaagggagagaaatgcACCTGGGTTACTTGAGAAGCGTTGTGAGCTCCAGGGTGCGTGCGGGCAATGGGGAGCCATGCCGGGTCTCTGAGCAGGTGAGGACATCAGTGCCACCCTTCCTTCCCCACTCTTTCAGGTCTGGAGGTGACACCAGGCCCTGGGGCCTACAGCCCAGAGAAGGTGCCCCCCGTGCGCCATCGGACACCGCCAGCTTTCACCCTGGGCTGCCGCCTCCCTCCTAAGCCCCCGGACACCTCAGCCCCTGCCCCTAATGCCTACACCATGCCCGCTTTGTGGGGCTCACAGATCTTCACCAAGCCCAGAAGCCCCAGCTACACGGTGGTGGGCCGCACACCCCCGGTGCGCCCCCCGCAGGATCCTGCCGAGATACCAGGCCCGGGCCAGTACGACAGCCCGGATGCCAACACCTACCGCCAGCGCCTGCCCGCCTTCACCATGCTGGGGCGGCCCCGGGCCCCGCGCCCCCTGGAGGAGACCCCTGGCCCAGGCGCCCACTGCCCAGAGCAGGTCACTGTGAATAAAGCCAGGGCTCCAGCGTTCTCTATGGGCATCCGCCACTCAAAACGGGCCAGCACCATGGCCACCGCCACGCCCTCCAGGCCTTCGGGGCACAGGCTGCCCGGCTGCTGCTGCTAGGCCAGGCTTGTTCCCCACACGGTGAACGGGGGCGTGGGCAGGCCTCTCCTGGGGCCTGGCTTTGTTGGAGGGGCTAGGAGAAGCCGAGAGGGACTGGGAAAGGAGTCTTTCTTCCCCATTCCTGAACTGTCTGGGTCCTTCTAGGACACCTGATCCTTCCAGTCCCTGGGGGCTGTGACCCGTGGCCCTCTGCAGGGCGCAGGGTGAGTCTCCTTCCAGTGCCCCAGTTTCTTCCAGTTTCTTCCAGGTCacaccaggccaggccaggccaggcgggGAAAGGGACACCTTCCGGCCCTACCCAGTCGCTGGCTGGAGACGGAGCTTCCTGTGTCCTAGAACTCGGCGTCCAGCCCCACTAGGGCCTGGGTCCTCATCACAGCTTGGGTTTCTGCCACATTTGGACTCTTCCCTGTCTCATGGAAATGTGGCCACCAGCCCCGGTCCCAGCCCAGACTCAGGCTGGAGGCAGCCCTGAGGCCTGTGCGTTTCCCACTCCACCTTCTACAGTTGCTTAGCCAATAAACCTCTCCTGGGCGGGAAAGCTGTCAGCATCACACCGGCTGGCTCATTTAATGCGTCTATTGACGTCACAGAAAGGAGACACAAACGCTGCCCTCCAGAGCCAGACCCATAGCCCTCCAGTGCCCAGGGGGTCTGAGAGACCAGAAGAGAGACCCAGGGAGAGGGGAGGCTGGAGGTGGAGCCAAGCTTTTGAGTGGGGAGCCAGgtaggcttcctggaagagggaaTATTGAAGCGGGGTTTTGAAGGATGTATGGGAGCTTGATGTATTCAGTAGCTGCTTGCTATGTTTTGGATATTAATAAAGATCATCTATGCTTCATAGCAACTCAGGACCAGGTGGCATTTACTGAGAGGAAATGGTGCTTTGGGGAGACTGGACATTTGTCCTGGGGCATGCTGCGAGCCCCCACCTCAGTCTGatgtcaggatttgaaccctggaCGTTGGACTCAGTTCCTGCCACTGTCTCCTAGGAACAGGAAGGAAACACACTGGTGGTGCCCTGTGACTGAGCCCTCTGTGTGCCAGGGAAGGATGGCACTGGGACCACCATACAAACCTCCCGTCCAAAAAGACCCTAATCCCGGAGCTTGGGAGGGTCAGACGCTGCCCCGGGACCTCTCTGAGGGATGCCGCCTGGGAGGCACGGAGGGCACAGAGCAGGGGTGGTGGGGCCGCCCTCTCTTCACCCTGCAGCCCTCAGCCTGCGGCCGCCAAACCTGACCCATCCTTCACCCACTAGGTGAACACACCCCAGGACCCTGCAGCCTGGATCCCCTGCACATGCCTGGACACGCACCCAGACACAGCGTCCCCCCCGCACGCCACACACACACCGCGCAGGTCCAGCCGCCGCTCGACCCCGACCAATCGCGCCCACGATCCGCTCCTCCCGCGGACGCGCAGGGGCGATCCGAGCCCGACGCGCGCCCGGGCAGAGACGGCCAATCGCGGCCGCGCgcgcctccctcccctcccccacctccccggCCCCGCGGGCGGCGCCGGCTGTGATCTCATCCTCTGATTTATCGATCAGGCTCCGGGCGGCCTCGCccccccctccccacctgccGGCGCGTCCCGGCCCCTCCCTTTGTTCCCGGCAATCAGCCCTGCttggggcggggcaggggctggggtgcTGCGGCCAAGTCGGGCCAGGAGGCTGGGTCCCGGGGTGACAGTGACACCCCGTTTTCTGGTGCAGAAGGAACCCACCCTTGAGGGAAGGTGCGGCCGGTCtccgagaggctgaggctggggacgGAGCGGCcggcctgggaggctggggcccaGAGCTCAGATGAGCTGGTGCAGGACTGGGCTCCCCAGAAGTGAGAGAAGAAGGGCCGCGACCCTCCAGCCCGCTCCCCTGGGTTACAGCCGGAGAAACTGAGGCCGGGACAGGCCGCAGAGCAGGGGCCCGGCTCCGCTCCTAGCACCCCCTCCCAGAGCCTGCACTCCTGGGTCTGAGCCTCCGCTGTGCGCCCTCGGCCGCGCCCCTTCCCCTCTCCGGGCCTGTTTCCCCACTAGGAAATAGGGGTGACCCTGAGGTATCTTCTAGCTAGAACAACGGAGAGGGAGGGGCTGACCTTAGGGTCTGGGGTTCTCTTTTCCCTGGCCACGCCTCCCCGGCCCTCAGTTTCCCCCTTAGTCAACGGGAAGAAAGGGAGGTGATTTCTAAGCCTCTCCAGCTCGGTCCTTCTGGGAACTTGGGCTGCGGGCGGGGGTGAGGGGCGCACTGGGGAGGGTCGCTGACGGGGTTCTGGGTTCAAAGCCCCGTCCCGCCTTGGCTGCGGGTTCCAGGCCAGCGCCCAGTGTCCTCagagggcctcagtttccccagcctCGCGGCCAGGCGCCGGGACGAGGAGGGCCGGGGTCCCAGGGGCGCAGCCCCCCGCGGCTGCGCGCTGGGCCGGGCGGATGACATCACCGGGCCGGGGGCGGGAGGGAGCGGGCGGAGCGGGAGGGCCTCCTCCGCGCCAGGCGCAGCGCCCGGTCGGGCTCCGTCGGGCGGCCGCGGCCATGACGCAGGGTCCGGGCGGGCGCGCGCCCCCGGCGCCCCCCGCGCCCCCCGAGCCCGAGGCGCCCACCNNNNNNNNNNNNNNNNNNNNNNNNNNNNNNNNNNNNNNNNNNNNNNNNNNNNNNNNNNNNNNNNNNNNNNNNNNNNNNNNNNNNNNNNNNNNNNNNNNNNNNNNNNNNNNNNNNNNNNNNNNNNNNNNNNNNNNNNNNNNNNNNNNNNNNNNNNNNNNNNNNNNNNNNNNNNNNNNNNNNNNNNNNNNNNNNNNNNNNNNNNNNNNNNNNNNNNNNNNNNNNNNNNNNNNNNNNNNNNNNNNNNNNNNNNNNNNNNNNNNNNNNNNNNNNNNNNNNNNNNNNNNNNNNNNNNNNNNNNNNNNNNNNNNNNNNNNNNNNNNNNNNNNNNNNNNNNNNNNNNNNNNNNNNNNNNNNNNNNNNNNNNNNNNNNNNNNNNNNNNNNNNNNNNNNNNNNNNNNNNNNNNNNNNNNNNNNNNNNNNNNNNNNNNNNNNNNNNNNNNNNNNNNNNNNNNNNNNNNNNNNNNNNNNNNNNNNNNNNNNNNNNNNNNNNNNNNNNNNNNNNNNNNNNNNNNNNNNNNNNNNNNNNNNNNNNNNNNNNNNNNNNNNNNNNNNNNNNNNNNNNNNNNNNNNNNNNNNNNNNNNNNNNNNNNNNNNNNNNNNNNNNNNNNNNNNNNNNNNNNNNNNNNNNNNNNNNNNNNNNNNNNNNNNNNNNNNNNNNNNNNNNNNNNNNNNNNNNNNNNNNNNNNNNNNNNNNNNNNNNNNNNNNNNNNNNNNNNNNNNNNNNNNNNNNNNNNNNNNNNNNNNNNNNNNNNNNNNNNNNNNNNNNNNNNNNNNNNNNNNNNNNNNNNNNNNNNNNNNNNNNNNNNNNNNNNNNNNNNNNNNNNNNNNNNNNNNNNNNNNNNNNNNNNNNNNNNNNNNNNNNNNNNNNNNNNNNNNNNNNNNNNNNNNNNNNNNNNNNNNNNNNNNNNNNNNNNNNNNNNNNNNNNNNNNNNNNNNNNNNNNNNNNNNNNNNNNNNNNNNNNNNNNNNNNNNNNNNNNNNNNNNNNNNNNNNNNNNNNNNNNNNNNNNNNNNNNNNNNNNNNNNNNNNNNNNNNNNNNNNNNNNNNNNNNNNNNNNNNNNNNNNNNNNNNNNNNNNNNNNNNNNNNNNNNNNNNNNNNNNNNNNNNNNNNNNNNNNNNNNNNNNNNNNNNNNNNNNNNNNNNNNNNNNNNNNNNNNNNNNNNNNNNNNNNNNNNNNNNNNNNNNNNNNNNNNNNNNNNNNNNNNNNNNNNNNNNNNNNNNNNNNNNNNNNNNNNNNNNNNNNNNNNNNNNNNNNNNNNNNNNNNNNNNNNNNNNNNNNNNNNNNNNNNNNNNNNNNNNNNNNNNNNNNNNNNNNNNNNNNNNNNNNNNNNNNNNNNNNNNNNNNNNNNNNNNNNNNNNNNNNNNNNNNNNNNNNNNNNNNNNNNNNNNNNNNNNNNNNNNNNNNNNNNNNNNNNNNNNNNNNNNNNNNNNNNNNNNNNNNNNNNNNNNNNNNNNNNNNNNNNNNNNNNNNNNNNNNNNNNNNNNNNNNNNNNNNNNNNNNNNNNNNNNNNNNNNNNNNNNNNNNNNNNNNNNNNNNNNNNNNNNNNNNNNNNNNNNNNNNNNNNNNNNNNNNNNNNNNNNNNNNNNNNNNNNNNNNNNNNNNNNNNNNNNNNNNNNNNNNNNNNNNNNNNNNNNNNNNNNNNNNNNNNNNNNNNNNNNNNNNNNNNNNNNNNNNNNNNNNNNNNNNNNNNNNNNNNNNNNNNNNNNNNNNNNNNNNNNNNNNNNNNNNNNNNNNNNNNNNNNNNNNNNNNNNNNNNNNNNNNNNNNNNNNNNNNNNNNNNNNNNNNNNNNNNNNNNNNNNNNNNNNNNNNNNNNNNNNNNNNNNNNNNNNNNNNNNNNNNNNNNNNNNNNNNNNNNNNNNNNNNNNNNNNNNNNNNNNNNNNNNNNNNNNNNNNNNNNNNNNNNNNNNNNNNNNNNNNNNNNNNNNNNNNNNNNNNNNNNNNNNNNNNNNNNNNNNNNNNNNNNNNNNNNNNNNNNNNNNNNNNNNNNNNNNNNNNNNNNNNNNNNNNNNNNNNNNNNNNNNNNNNNNNNNNNNNNNNNNNNNNNNNNNNNNNNNNNNNNNNNNNNNNNNNNNNNNNNNNNNNNNNNNNNNNNNNNNNNNNNNNNNNNNNNNNNNNNNNNNNNNNNNNNNNNNNNNNNNNNNNNNNNNNNNNNNNNNNNNNNNNNNNNNNNNNNNNNNNNNNNNNNNNNNNNNNNNNNNNNNNNNNNNNNNNNNNNNNNNNNNNNNNNNNNNNNNNNNNNNNNNNNNNNNNNNNNNNNNNNNNNNNNNNNNNNNNNNNNNNNNNNNNNNNNNNNNNNNNNNNNNNNNNNNNNNNNNNNNNNNNNNNNNNNNNNNNNNNNNNNNNNNNNNNNNNNNNNNNNNNNNNNNNNNNNNNNNNNNNNNNNNNNNNNNNNNNNNNNNNNNNNNNNNNNNNNNNNNNNNNNNNNNNNNNNNNNNNNNNNNNNNNNNNNNNNNNNNNNNNNNNNNNNNNNNNNNNNNNNNNNNNNNNNNNNNNNNNNNNNNNNNNNNNNNNNNNNNNNNNNNNNNNNNNNNNNNNNNNNNNNNNNNNNNNNNNNNNNNNNNNNNNNNNNNNNNNNNNNNNNNNNNNNNNNNNNNNNNNNNNNNNNNNNNNNNNNNNNNNNNNNNNNNNNNNNNNNNNNNNNNNNNNNNNNNNNNNNNNNNNNNNNNNNNNNNNNNNNNNNNNNNNNNNNNNNNNNNNNNNNNNNNNNNNNNNNNNNNNNNNNNNNNNNNNNNNNNNNNNNNNNNNNNNNNNNNNNNNNNNNNNNNNNNNNNNNNNNNNNNNNNNNNNNNNNNNNNNNNNNNNNNNNNNNNNNNNNNNNNNNNNNNNNNNNNNNNNNNNNNNNNNNNNNNNNNNNNNNNNNNNNNNNNNNNNNNNNNNNNNNNNNNNNNNNNNNNNNNNNNNNNNNNNNNNNNNNNNNNNNNNNNNNNNNNNNNNNNNNNNNNNNNNNNNNNNNNNNNNNNNNNNNNNNNNNNNNNNNNNNNNNNNNNNNNNNNNNNNNNNNNNNNNNNNNNNNNNNNNNNNNNNNNNNNNNNNNNNNNNNNNNNNNNNNNNNNNNNNNNNNNNNNNNNNNNNNNNNNNNNNNNNNNNNNNNNNNNNNNNNNNNNNNNNNNNNNNNNNNNNNNNNNNNNNNNNNNNNNNNNNNNNNNNNNNNNNNNNNNNNNNNNNNNNNNNNNNNNNNNNNNNNNNNNNNNNNNNNNNNNNNNNNNNNNNNNNNNNNNNNNNNNNNNNNNNNNNNNNNNNNNNNNNNNNNNNNNNNNNNNNNNNNNNNNNNNNNNNNNNNNNNNNNNNNNNNNNNNNNNNNNNNNNNNNNNNNNNNNNNNNNNNNNNNNNNNNNNNNNNNNNNNNNNNNNNNNNNNNNNNNNNNNNNNNNNNNNNNNNNNNNNNNNNNNNNNNNNNNNNNNNNNNNNNNNNNNNNNNNNNNNNNNNNNNNNNNNNNNNNNNNNNNNNNNNNNNNNNNNNNNNNNNNNNNNNNNNNNNNNNNNNNNNNNNNNNNNNNNNNNNNNNNNNNNNNNNNNNNNNNNNNNNNNNNNNNNNNNNNNNNNNNNNNNNNNNNNNNNNNNNNNNNNNNNNNNNNNNNNNNNNNNNNNNNNNNNNNNNNNNNNNNNNNNNNNNNNNNNNNNNNNNNNNNNNNNNNNNNNNNNNNNNNNNNNNNNNNNNNNNNNNNNNNNNNNNNNNNNNNNNNNNNNNNNNNNNNNNNNNNNNNNNNNNNNNNNNNNNNNNNNNNNNNNNNNNNNNNNNNNNNNNNNNNNNNNNNNNNNNNNNNNNNNNNNNNNNNNNNNNNNNNNNNNNNNNNNNNNNNNNNNNNNNNNNNNNNNNNNNNNNNNNNNNNNNNNNNNNNNNNNNNNNNNNNNNNNNNNNNNNNNNNNNNNNNNNNNNNNNNNNNNNNNNNNNNNNNNNNNNNNNNNNNNNNNNNNNNNNNNNNNNNNNNNNNNNNNNNNNNNNNNNNNNNNNNNNNNNNNNNNNNNNNNNNNNNNNNNNNNNNNNNNNNNNNNNNNNNNNNNNNNNNNNNNNNNNNNNNNNNNNNNNNNNNNNNNNNNNNNNNNNNNNNNNNNNNNNNNNNNNNNNNNNNNNNNNNNNNNNNNNNNNNNNNNNNNNNNNNNNNNNNNNNNNNNNNNNNNNNNNNNNNNNNNNNNNNNNNNNNNNNNNNNNNNNNNNNNNNNNNNNNNNNNNNNNNNNNNNNNNNNNNNNNNNNNNNNNNNNNNNNNNNNNNNNNNNNNNNNNNNNNNNNNNNNNNNNNNNNNNNNNNNNNNNNNNNNNNNNNNNNNNNNNNNNNNNNNNNNNNNNNNNNNNNNNNNNNNNNNNNNNNNNNNNNNNNNNNNNNNNNNNNNNNNNNNNNNNNNNNNNNNNNNNNNNNNNNNNNNNNNNNNNNNNNNNNNNNNNNNNNNNNNNNNNNNNNNNNNNNNNNNNNNNNNNNNNNNNNNNNNNNNNNNNNNNNNNNNNNNNNNNNNNNNNNNNNNNNNNNNNNNNNNNNNNNNNNNNNNNNNNNNNNNNNNNNNNNNNNNNNNNNNNNNNNNNNNNNNNNNNNNNNNNNNNNNNNNNNNNNNNNNNNNNNNNNNNNNNNNNNNNNNNNNNNNNNNNNNNNNNNNNNNNNNNNNNNNNNNNNNNNNNNNNNNNNNNNNNNNNNNNNNNNNNNNNNNNNNNNNNNNNNNNNNNNNNNNNNNNNNNNNNNNNNNNNNNNNNNNNNNNNNNNNNNNNNNNNNNNNNNNNNNNNNNNNNNNNNNNNNNNNNNNNNNNNNNNNNNNNNNNNNNNNNNNNNNNNNNNNNNNNNNNNNNNNNNNNNNNNNNNNNNNNNNNNNNNNNNNNNNNNNNNNNNNNNNNNNNNNNNNNNNNNNNNNNNNNNNNNNNNNNNNNNNNNNNNNNNNNNNNNNNNNNNNNNNNNNNNNNNNNNNNNNNNNNNNNNNNNNNNNNNNNNNNNNNNNNNNNNNNNNNNNNNNNNNNNNNNNNNNNNNNNNNNNNNNNNNNNNNNNNNNNNNNNNNNNNNNNNNNNNNNNNNNNNNNNCCGCCGTCCCggggggccccccccccccccccccgccgggAGCCAGTTCGCGGcggcctccccccccccccccaccctttCCTCCGGGACCCCCCGGACCCCACGAGCCAGGTGCCCCCTCCCCATCCTTCCTGCTCTCCCGCCACCCCGGACCCCCATCTCCAGCCGGCGCCCGGCGGCTGCCCCCACCCGGAGGCGCTGGGGTCCGGGTTCCCACGGCGTCACGTGGGGAGGGGCGGGGAGAGGGCGGCGGGGGAGGGGCGCGCATGCGCGGGTGCACCGCCCCCCACTCGGATTGGGCAGAGAAGGCCCAGAGTGGCGAGCGGTTGGGGTGTCTCTGCCACCGGAGCCCCCTGGACAGCTGTTCACGGATGACAGACGGGGCCCCGAGACCCTGGCCTGCGGTGGGGGTGCGGGAAGGGGTGTTTGGAAGGGGGCTGGCGCCGGGACAGACCCCAGGATTCCAGATGGGAGGCTGCAGGGACTTCCAGGGTGGCCAAAGAAGCGGCCTTTGTTTATCCTGAATCTTATGATAAATGAACCTTTTCAAATACACCGGGAAGTCGGTCGCGTGGACACAGCGCGCCTCCACCTAggactgtaaccttcacctctgCTGACGGGTCTGCCCCCTCTGTGGTTTTTGATAAACCGTGTGAAGTCACCTGCAGGGATGACAGGGCCTAGCATAGTCCCCCATCTTTTGAGAGAGCAGCTGTCCTACAGCTGCAGTCATTACCGTGTCTGGGAAAATGATCGGCCATTCCCGCACGCCCCTGCTGGTGGGGCAGTGCTCCCCGCTCCCAGCTGGCCTCTGCAGCCAGGAACATTAGTCTGTGTTCCCACTGGGTTGTGTCTTTGCTTTTCCCGACACTGAGTTCAGTGGGATCCCTCCCCCTACACTGGGTTCAGTGGGGTCCTCCTACGATTCATGTACCATAGGAGtctgaccttatttggaaatggggtccTTGCGGATGTAATCTAGTTAAGATGAGGCCTGGCTGGATCAGGGTGGGTCTTTGTAAGGAGAAGGAAATTTAGACTCAGACGCACAGAGGAGCGGGCCgtgaggagacagaggcagaggtgggggccACGGGGTCTCAAGCCAGGGCCCACCAAAACCTGCGGGAGCCCCCAGAAGCTGGCTGCGAAACCTCCC
This window harbors:
- the ODF3L2 gene encoding outer dense fiber protein 3-like protein 2 isoform X1, with protein sequence MGTLSCDPAARLATAPLGRGVTDGQIPESGLRKACRTATPENGSGPGLYVLPSTVGFINHDCTRVAGPAYSLARRPSEAPPQDTSPGPIYFVDPKVTRFGRNCTPAYSMQGRAKSRGLEVTPGPGAYSPEKVPPVRHRTPPAFTLGCRLPPKPPDTSAPAPNAYTMPALWGSQIFTKPRSPSYTVVGRTPPVRPPQDPAEIPGPGQYDSPDANTYRQRLPAFTMLGRPRAPRPLEETPGPGAHCPEQVTVNKARAPAFSMGIRHSKRASTMATATPSRPSGHRLPGCCC
- the ODF3L2 gene encoding outer dense fiber protein 3-like protein 2 isoform X2 gives rise to the protein MGTLSCDPAARLATAPLGRGVTDGQIPESGLRKACRTATPENAPPQDTSPGPIYFVDPKVTRFGRNCTPAYSMQGRAKSRGLEVTPGPGAYSPEKVPPVRHRTPPAFTLGCRLPPKPPDTSAPAPNAYTMPALWGSQIFTKPRSPSYTVVGRTPPVRPPQDPAEIPGPGQYDSPDANTYRQRLPAFTMLGRPRAPRPLEETPGPGAHCPEQVTVNKARAPAFSMGIRHSKRASTMATATPSRPSGHRLPGCCC